A genomic region of Devosia ginsengisoli contains the following coding sequences:
- a CDS encoding TRAP transporter substrate-binding protein: protein MFHLPKLAATALVAAAMMASTASAQTVLRSSDTHPDGYPTVEAVKYFGELLSEKTDGRYSVEVFHSAQLGEEKDTIEQTQFGVIDLNRISIGAFGTQVPEATVTQLPYIFRSADHMHHVLDGPIGEEILKAFDAVDVIALAYYDGGARSFYNSGKPINTPADMAGMKLRVMQSDIFVDMVAAFGGNATPMPYGEVYSGIQTGVIDGAENNYPSYDTAGHAEVAKYYSLDEHLMVPEVLVISKVVWDGLTPEDQVLFREAAQESVAKQRELWAAKEVESKAAVEALGAVINEVDKAPFIEAMGPVYDKYVTDPKLKDLVARIQATE, encoded by the coding sequence ATGTTTCATCTGCCTAAACTGGCGGCGACCGCACTCGTCGCTGCTGCAATGATGGCTTCGACGGCCAGCGCCCAGACCGTGCTGCGCTCGTCCGATACCCATCCCGATGGTTATCCGACCGTCGAGGCGGTCAAGTATTTCGGCGAATTGCTGAGCGAGAAGACCGATGGCCGCTATTCGGTCGAAGTGTTCCACTCCGCCCAGCTCGGCGAAGAAAAGGACACGATCGAGCAGACCCAGTTCGGCGTGATCGACCTCAACCGCATCTCGATCGGCGCCTTCGGTACCCAGGTGCCGGAAGCCACCGTCACCCAGCTGCCCTATATCTTCCGCTCGGCCGACCACATGCACCATGTGCTCGATGGCCCGATCGGCGAGGAAATCCTCAAGGCCTTCGACGCCGTGGACGTGATTGCGCTGGCCTATTACGACGGCGGCGCCCGCTCGTTCTACAATAGCGGCAAGCCGATCAATACGCCGGCCGATATGGCGGGCATGAAGCTGCGCGTCATGCAGTCGGACATCTTCGTGGACATGGTTGCGGCCTTTGGCGGCAATGCCACCCCGATGCCCTATGGCGAAGTCTATTCGGGTATCCAGACCGGCGTTATCGATGGCGCCGAGAACAATTATCCGAGCTACGACACCGCCGGCCATGCCGAAGTCGCCAAGTATTACTCGCTCGACGAACACCTGATGGTGCCGGAAGTCCTGGTGATCTCCAAGGTCGTCTGGGATGGCCTGACGCCGGAAGACCAGGTGCTGTTCCGTGAAGCCGCCCAGGAATCCGTGGCCAAGCAGCGCGAGCTGTGGGCCGCCAAGGAAGTCGAATCCAAGGCTGCCGTGGAAGCGCTGGGCGCTGTCATCAACGAAGTCGACAAGGCTCCCTTCATCGAAGCAATGGGCCCGGTCTATGACAAGTATGTCACCGATCCCAAGCTCAAGGACCTGGTTGCCCGCATTCAGGCCACCGAATAA
- a CDS encoding LysE family transporter, translated as MSFPWFEFAALMLAFGINAVIPGADFAMVLRQSIAHGRRAALLTSAGIATSILVHGSYTLLGIGVIVSQSLLAFNIIKWIGAAYLVWLAISALRSPAPKPPAEDDLTAAKRGDFAAFALGFLTNLLNPKAVLFFLALFTTLVSAHTGGDIKVLYVLCMSLMLFAWFALVSVFFTTPSVRQGFFRFGRWFNRVTGITFLVLAVRVAIAQQH; from the coding sequence ATGAGCTTTCCCTGGTTCGAATTTGCCGCGCTGATGCTGGCCTTCGGCATCAATGCGGTCATTCCCGGCGCCGATTTCGCCATGGTGCTGCGCCAGTCCATCGCCCATGGGCGGCGAGCCGCCCTGCTCACCTCGGCGGGCATTGCCACCTCGATCCTGGTTCACGGCAGTTATACGCTGCTGGGGATCGGCGTCATCGTCAGCCAGTCGCTGCTGGCCTTCAACATCATCAAGTGGATCGGCGCGGCCTATCTGGTGTGGCTGGCCATTTCGGCTCTGCGCAGTCCGGCGCCCAAGCCGCCGGCGGAAGATGACCTGACTGCGGCGAAGCGGGGCGATTTCGCCGCCTTTGCGCTGGGCTTCCTCACCAACCTGCTCAATCCCAAGGCCGTGCTGTTTTTCCTCGCGCTTTTCACCACGCTGGTTTCGGCGCATACGGGCGGTGACATCAAGGTGCTCTATGTGCTGTGCATGAGCCTCATGCTTTTTGCCTGGTTCGCATTGGTGTCGGTTTTCTTTACGACACCTTCGGTACGGCAGGGCTTTTTCCGTTTCGGCCGGTGGTTTAATCGGGTTACCGGCATTACATTCCTTGTGCTGGCCGTCCGCGTGGCGATAGCGCAGCAACACTAA
- the lpdA gene encoding dihydrolipoyl dehydrogenase, whose protein sequence is MADAFDLTIIGSGPGGYVAAIRAAQLGMKVAVVEKWATLGGTCLNIGCIPSKALLHASELFEEAGHGFKALGIDIPAPTLNLPQMMNHKTETVAANVGGVDYLFKKNKITTLRGIGTIVSPGKVLVTPQTGAPTEIETKNIVIATGSVSAGLPGIEIDEKKIVTSTGALTLDKVPGKLLVIGAGVIGLELGSVWARLGSQVTVVEYLDRILPGMDSEVARQFQRMLQKQGMEFKLSSKVAGIDRQDDGSLKVRVEPAKGGDMEILDADVALVAIGRKPFTEGLGLDIVGVALDERGRVRVDQHYKTSVDGIYAIGDVIAGPMLAHKAEDEGIAVAEILNGQAGHVNYAAIPAVVYTNPEIASVGKTEDELKAEGVDYKIGKFPFTANGRAKAMLATQGFVKILADVETDRVLGAHIVGKNAGEMIHELVVLMEFSGSSEDLARSTHAHPTLSEAVREAALSLGDGAIHI, encoded by the coding sequence ATGGCAGACGCGTTCGATCTCACCATCATCGGCTCGGGTCCGGGCGGCTATGTCGCGGCGATCCGGGCGGCGCAACTGGGCATGAAGGTTGCGGTGGTGGAAAAGTGGGCGACGCTGGGCGGCACCTGCCTCAATATCGGCTGCATTCCCTCCAAGGCCCTGCTGCATGCCTCCGAGCTGTTCGAAGAGGCCGGGCACGGCTTCAAGGCGCTGGGCATCGACATTCCCGCGCCGACGCTGAACCTGCCGCAGATGATGAACCACAAGACCGAAACGGTTGCGGCCAATGTCGGCGGGGTCGATTACCTGTTCAAGAAGAACAAGATCACCACCCTGCGCGGCATCGGCACCATCGTGTCACCCGGCAAGGTGCTGGTGACGCCGCAGACCGGCGCACCCACCGAGATCGAGACCAAGAATATCGTCATCGCCACCGGTTCGGTATCGGCCGGCCTGCCGGGCATCGAGATCGACGAAAAGAAGATCGTCACCTCCACCGGCGCGCTGACGCTGGACAAGGTGCCGGGCAAGCTGCTGGTCATCGGTGCCGGCGTCATCGGGCTCGAGCTGGGCTCGGTCTGGGCGCGGCTGGGCAGCCAGGTGACGGTGGTGGAATATCTCGACCGCATCCTGCCCGGCATGGATAGCGAAGTGGCCCGCCAGTTCCAGCGCATGCTGCAGAAGCAGGGCATGGAGTTCAAGCTCTCCAGCAAGGTCGCCGGCATCGACAGGCAGGACGACGGTTCGCTCAAGGTGCGGGTCGAGCCGGCCAAGGGCGGCGATATGGAAATTCTCGACGCCGATGTGGCCCTGGTCGCTATCGGCCGCAAGCCCTTCACCGAGGGGCTGGGCCTCGACATCGTGGGCGTGGCGCTGGATGAGCGCGGCCGCGTGCGGGTCGATCAGCACTACAAGACCTCGGTCGACGGCATCTATGCCATTGGCGACGTCATCGCCGGGCCGATGCTGGCGCACAAGGCCGAGGACGAGGGCATTGCCGTGGCCGAAATTCTCAATGGCCAGGCCGGCCATGTGAACTATGCCGCCATTCCGGCGGTGGTCTATACCAATCCGGAAATCGCCTCGGTCGGCAAGACCGAGGACGAGCTCAAGGCTGAAGGCGTGGACTACAAGATTGGCAAGTTTCCCTTCACCGCCAATGGTCGCGCCAAGGCCATGCTGGCGACGCAGGGCTTCGTCAAGATCCTCGCCGATGTCGAGACCGACCGGGTGCTGGGCGCGCATATCGTCGGCAAGAATGCCGGCGAGATGATCCACGAACTTGTCGTGCTGATGGAATTTTCGGGTTCTTCCGAGGACCTGGCCCGCTCGACCCATGCCCATCCGACCCTGTCGGAAGCGGTGCGCGAAGCGGCCCTGTCGCTCGGCGACGGCGCCATCCATATCTGA
- a CDS encoding cupin domain-containing protein — MSEQKLFAQPNETDWTELAPGNTRRVLIHTPELMQVEFGFEQGAVGAPHSHPHIQVSYVAEGRFEVTIDGQSQVVEQGGSFIVPSGLVHGVVALTRGRLVDVFTPMRADFV, encoded by the coding sequence ATGAGTGAGCAGAAGCTGTTCGCGCAGCCCAACGAAACCGACTGGACCGAACTGGCGCCGGGCAATACGCGGCGCGTGCTGATCCATACGCCGGAGCTGATGCAGGTCGAATTCGGCTTCGAGCAGGGCGCTGTCGGCGCGCCGCACAGCCATCCCCATATCCAGGTGAGCTATGTGGCCGAGGGGCGGTTCGAGGTGACCATCGACGGGCAAAGCCAGGTGGTGGAGCAGGGCGGCAGCTTCATCGTGCCGTCGGGGCTGGTGCATGGCGTGGTGGCCCTGACGCGCGGGCGGCTGGTGGATGTGTTCACGCCCATGCGGGCGGATTTCGTCTAG
- a CDS encoding TRAP transporter large permease — MEYWILFGVFTLLMVIGTPIAYCLGIASFATIIYLGRPAIVVFQQLNSGVSAFTLLAIPFFIFAGDLMMRGGIAARIISFAGALIGHVRGGLGQVNIAASTLFGGISGSAVAEAAAVGGIMIPQMKERGYGADYAVNVTSMAALIALLLPPSHNMIIYSLAGGGNISIADLFTAGIIPGLLLAAALSVTAYWVAVKRGYPTEKFPGFRRAGYFLLVSIPGLMLIAIIFGGVRSGIFTATESSCIAVIYALLVTLLVYRSLSWSEFVHSVLGAVRTTAMVLFIIGAAASFGWLMAYLKVATILTAGMAAISSDPLLVLIMINIVLLLLGTFMDMGPLIIITTPIFLPMVKAFGVDPVHFGVIMILNLGIGLNTPPLGPVQFVAAAVGKITVMEAMKSVWPFYLAGIIVLALVTYIPALSLWLPALFRG, encoded by the coding sequence ATGGAATACTGGATTCTTTTCGGTGTCTTCACCCTGCTGATGGTGATCGGCACGCCGATCGCCTACTGCCTGGGTATCGCCAGCTTCGCCACCATCATCTATCTCGGCCGTCCGGCCATCGTGGTGTTCCAGCAGCTCAATTCGGGTGTTTCCGCCTTCACGCTGCTGGCCATTCCCTTCTTCATCTTCGCCGGCGACCTGATGATGCGCGGCGGTATCGCGGCGCGGATCATCTCCTTTGCCGGGGCGCTGATCGGGCATGTGCGCGGTGGGCTGGGGCAGGTCAATATCGCGGCCTCGACCTTGTTCGGCGGCATTTCCGGTTCGGCCGTGGCCGAGGCGGCTGCGGTGGGCGGCATCATGATCCCGCAGATGAAAGAGCGCGGTTATGGCGCCGACTATGCCGTCAACGTCACCTCCATGGCGGCGCTGATCGCGCTGCTGCTGCCGCCCAGCCACAACATGATCATCTATTCGCTCGCCGGGGGCGGCAATATCTCGATTGCCGACCTGTTCACCGCGGGCATCATTCCCGGCCTGCTGCTGGCTGCGGCGCTGAGCGTCACCGCCTATTGGGTGGCCGTGAAGCGCGGCTATCCCACCGAGAAATTTCCCGGTTTTCGCCGGGCCGGCTATTTCCTGCTCGTGTCCATTCCCGGCCTGATGCTGATCGCCATCATCTTCGGCGGCGTGCGTTCTGGCATTTTCACGGCGACGGAAAGCTCGTGTATCGCAGTGATCTATGCGCTGCTGGTGACGCTGCTGGTCTATCGCTCGCTGAGCTGGAGCGAATTCGTCCACTCCGTGCTGGGCGCGGTGCGGACCACGGCCATGGTGCTGTTCATCATCGGCGCGGCCGCCTCGTTCGGCTGGCTGATGGCCTATCTCAAGGTGGCAACCATCCTCACCGCCGGCATGGCCGCGATTTCCAGCGATCCGCTGCTGGTGCTGATCATGATCAACATCGTGCTGCTGCTGCTCGGCACCTTCATGGATATGGGGCCGCTGATCATCATCACCACGCCGATCTTCCTGCCCATGGTAAAGGCCTTCGGCGTTGATCCGGTGCATTTCGGCGTCATCATGATCCTCAACCTGGGCATCGGGCTCAACACGCCGCCACTCGGGCCGGTGCAGTTCGTGGCCGCGGCGGTGGGCAAGATCACCGTCATGGAAGCGATGAAGAGCGTCTGGCCATTCTACCTGGCCGGGATCATCGTGCTGGCCCTGGTGACCTATATTCCGGCGCTGTCGCTGTGGCTGCCGGCTCTGTTCCGGGGCTAG
- the kduD gene encoding 2-dehydro-3-deoxy-D-gluconate 5-dehydrogenase KduD, with amino-acid sequence MTDLSAFSLAGKTVLVTGANTGIGQGIALGIGRAGGKVIGVGRSDMDETAALLAGLGAEFVAVKADLGSTAAAQAMFDAAWEQHGPIDGLVNNAGIIKRVDAVDFTEADWDQVMDINLKTMFFLCQSLGKRAMAAGRTGKIVNISSMLSFQGGIRVASYTASKSGVLGITRLLANEWAAKGINVNSIAPGYIETNNTEALRADPDRSAAILGRIPAGRWGAPSDIGDAAVFLLSQASNYMHGAVIPVDGGWLAR; translated from the coding sequence GTGACCGATCTTTCCGCATTCAGCCTTGCTGGCAAGACAGTCCTGGTGACCGGGGCCAATACCGGCATCGGGCAGGGTATTGCGCTCGGCATCGGCCGGGCTGGTGGCAAGGTGATCGGCGTTGGCCGTTCGGACATGGACGAGACGGCTGCGCTGCTGGCGGGTCTCGGAGCAGAATTCGTGGCGGTGAAGGCCGATCTGGGCTCGACCGCTGCGGCGCAGGCGATGTTCGATGCCGCCTGGGAGCAGCATGGTCCCATTGATGGGCTGGTCAACAATGCCGGCATCATCAAGCGGGTCGATGCGGTGGATTTCACCGAGGCCGACTGGGACCAGGTGATGGACATCAACCTCAAGACGATGTTCTTCCTGTGCCAGTCGCTCGGCAAGCGCGCCATGGCGGCGGGGCGGACCGGCAAGATCGTCAATATCTCATCGATGCTGAGCTTCCAGGGCGGCATTCGCGTCGCCAGCTACACCGCCTCCAAGAGCGGTGTGCTGGGGATCACGCGGCTGCTGGCCAACGAATGGGCGGCCAAGGGCATCAACGTCAATTCGATTGCCCCCGGCTATATCGAGACCAACAATACCGAGGCGTTGCGGGCCGATCCGGATCGGTCGGCCGCGATCCTCGGACGCATTCCGGCGGGACGCTGGGGCGCCCCGTCCGACATTGGCGATGCGGCGGTATTCCTGCTGTCGCAAGCGTCCAACTATATGCATGGCGCCGTCATCCCGGTGGATGGCGGGTGGCTGGCGAGGTAA
- the odhB gene encoding 2-oxoglutarate dehydrogenase complex dihydrolipoyllysine-residue succinyltransferase, translating to MSTEIRVPTLGESVTEATIGQWFKKVGDTVAADEPIVELETDKVTIEVPAPAAGVLEAIAVQPGETVDVGALLGAIGGAGAGAAAAPAPAAAAPAKAEVPAANAAGPEPVKPSGGTSMPPAPSAQKMLNETGLNGSDIEGSGKRGQVLKEDVVAAASKPAPVVAEAAPAAAPAAKPVEAKAPAAPRAPVAADDAAREERVRMTRLRQTIARRLKDAQNTAAMLTTFNEVDMKPVMDLRASYKELFEKKHGVKLGFMGFFTKAVVHALKEIPSVNAEIDGDDLVYKQYAHIGVAVGTDKGLVVPVVRNADQMSIADIEKSINALGKKARDGQLSMADMQGGTFTISNGGVYGSLMSTPILNAPQSGILGMHKIQERPVVVGGQIVIRPMMYLALSYDHRIVDGKEAVTFLVRVKESLEAPERLVLDL from the coding sequence ATGTCGACTGAAATCCGCGTGCCGACGCTGGGCGAAAGCGTCACCGAAGCGACCATCGGTCAGTGGTTCAAGAAGGTGGGCGACACCGTCGCCGCCGACGAGCCCATTGTCGAGCTGGAAACCGACAAGGTGACCATCGAAGTGCCCGCGCCGGCCGCCGGCGTGCTCGAAGCCATTGCCGTCCAGCCGGGCGAGACGGTGGATGTGGGCGCGCTGCTCGGCGCCATCGGCGGGGCAGGGGCCGGCGCTGCCGCCGCACCGGCCCCTGCCGCTGCCGCGCCCGCCAAGGCCGAAGTGCCTGCCGCCAATGCTGCCGGCCCCGAGCCGGTCAAACCCTCTGGCGGTACGTCCATGCCGCCGGCGCCATCCGCGCAGAAAATGCTCAACGAGACCGGCCTCAACGGCTCTGACATCGAGGGTTCGGGCAAGCGCGGCCAGGTGCTTAAGGAAGATGTGGTGGCTGCTGCCAGCAAGCCGGCTCCTGTTGTGGCCGAGGCGGCTCCTGCTGCCGCTCCCGCCGCCAAGCCTGTCGAGGCCAAGGCCCCGGCCGCTCCGCGTGCCCCGGTTGCCGCAGACGATGCCGCCCGCGAAGAGCGGGTCCGTATGACTCGCCTGCGCCAGACCATCGCCCGCCGCCTCAAGGATGCGCAGAACACTGCCGCCATGCTGACCACCTTCAACGAGGTGGACATGAAGCCGGTGATGGACCTGCGCGCGTCCTACAAGGAGCTGTTCGAGAAGAAGCATGGTGTCAAGCTGGGCTTCATGGGCTTCTTCACCAAGGCCGTGGTGCACGCGCTCAAGGAGATCCCCTCGGTCAATGCCGAAATCGACGGCGATGACCTGGTCTACAAGCAGTATGCCCATATCGGCGTGGCTGTGGGTACCGACAAGGGCCTCGTGGTCCCGGTGGTGCGCAATGCCGACCAGATGTCGATTGCCGATATCGAGAAGTCGATCAACGCGCTGGGCAAGAAGGCCCGCGACGGCCAGCTCTCCATGGCTGACATGCAGGGTGGCACCTTCACCATCTCCAATGGTGGCGTCTACGGCTCGCTGATGTCGACACCTATCCTCAACGCGCCGCAGTCTGGTATTCTTGGCATGCACAAGATCCAGGAACGGCCGGTCGTGGTCGGTGGCCAGATTGTCATCCGCCCGATGATGTATCTTGCCCTCTCCTACGATCACCGGATCGTCGACGGCAAGGAAGCCGTGACCTTCCTGGTCCGCGTCAAGGAAAGCCTCGAAGCGCCGGAACGCCTGGTGCTCGACCTCTAG
- the kduI gene encoding 5-dehydro-4-deoxy-D-glucuronate isomerase, with protein MTTDFDIRFAIDPVSAATMNTEELREHFLIDDLFAPGAVNWTYTHYDRMAVGGAVPAGGALVLEAIKPTGTANFLDRRELIAANIGEAGTISIDGQDYAVGSRDMLYVGMGAKDVRFSGKGAKFYLLSAPAHASHPTKLIRQGDAKRLEMGSQETANERTIFQFVNADSVKTCQLVVGLTSFAPGSVWNTMPAHVHDRRMEAYLYFDLKPDAFVVHLMGEPDETRHIIMRNEEAVISPPWSIHAGAGTGSYTFIWAMAGDNIDYTDAEKVGMDELL; from the coding sequence ATGACTACCGATTTCGACATCCGTTTTGCCATCGACCCCGTATCGGCCGCGACCATGAATACCGAGGAATTGCGCGAGCATTTCCTGATCGATGACCTGTTTGCGCCGGGCGCCGTCAACTGGACCTATACCCATTATGACCGCATGGCGGTGGGTGGTGCCGTGCCTGCCGGCGGAGCGCTCGTGCTCGAAGCGATCAAGCCGACGGGCACGGCCAATTTCCTCGACCGCCGCGAGCTGATCGCCGCCAATATCGGCGAAGCCGGGACGATTTCGATCGATGGCCAGGACTATGCCGTGGGCTCGCGCGACATGCTCTATGTGGGCATGGGCGCCAAGGATGTGCGCTTCTCGGGCAAGGGCGCCAAATTCTACCTGCTGAGCGCGCCGGCCCATGCCAGCCATCCGACGAAACTGATCCGGCAGGGCGACGCCAAGCGGCTGGAAATGGGCAGCCAGGAAACGGCCAATGAGCGCACGATCTTCCAGTTCGTCAATGCCGACAGCGTCAAGACCTGCCAGCTGGTGGTGGGCCTGACCAGCTTCGCCCCCGGTTCGGTGTGGAACACCATGCCGGCGCATGTGCATGACCGGCGCATGGAGGCCTATCTCTATTTCGACCTCAAGCCCGACGCCTTCGTTGTGCATCTGATGGGCGAGCCGGACGAGACGCGCCACATCATCATGCGCAATGAGGAAGCGGTGATCTCGCCGCCCTGGTCGATCCATGCCGGCGCGGGCACCGGTTCCTACACCTTCATCTGGGCCATGGCCGGCGACAATATCGACTATACCGACGCCGAGAAGGTCGGCATGGACGAGCTGCTGTGA
- a CDS encoding trimeric intracellular cation channel family protein — MLLIAFYIAIAAEAMTAALAAGRRNMDWFGVCLIACVTALGGGTLRDILLDHYPLVWVENPYLLLEVCAAALITIPLARLVDRLRWPFLLLDALGLVVFTVIGCNIGIEAGVHPIIVIVAGMVTGTAGGILRDVLCNDVPLIFQGELYATVSMVTGGVYYVGLIGGLPGDLMAIIAIAIGFVLRVLALIFRWEMPKFVYDREMRK, encoded by the coding sequence ATGCTGCTCATTGCCTTCTACATAGCCATTGCCGCCGAAGCGATGACTGCGGCGCTCGCGGCAGGCCGACGGAACATGGACTGGTTTGGCGTCTGCCTTATCGCCTGCGTCACGGCTTTGGGCGGAGGAACCTTGCGGGACATTCTGCTCGATCACTATCCTTTGGTCTGGGTCGAAAACCCCTATCTCCTGCTGGAGGTCTGTGCTGCGGCCCTGATCACCATTCCGCTGGCGCGGCTGGTCGATCGCCTGCGCTGGCCGTTCCTGCTGCTCGATGCGCTGGGGCTCGTCGTCTTCACCGTCATCGGCTGCAATATTGGCATCGAGGCGGGCGTGCATCCCATCATCGTCATCGTGGCCGGCATGGTGACGGGGACGGCGGGCGGCATCCTGCGCGACGTGCTGTGCAATGACGTTCCGCTGATTTTCCAGGGCGAGCTCTATGCCACCGTCTCCATGGTGACCGGTGGCGTCTACTACGTCGGCCTGATCGGCGGGCTGCCGGGCGACCTGATGGCCATTATTGCCATCGCCATCGGTTTTGTCCTGCGTGTCCTGGCCCTGATCTTCCGCTGGGAAATGCCGAAATTCGTCTACGACCGGGAGATGCGGAAATGA
- a CDS encoding TRAP transporter small permease has protein sequence MKDRLLATSRVLGQVSNAALWVAGTGLVAMTAIVAYQVFMRFVINSSPAWTESGAIMIMTWFIFLGAAVGVRENFHMGFDVLIYVLPPGAKPWLRAISDICIFAFAFGMVFYGGELAIRYWSTRIPVLGLPTAFTYFPIVVSGILMCLFSLERLLLRAAGEPIDDIPVDPTITEA, from the coding sequence ATGAAAGACAGGCTTCTGGCGACCAGCCGTGTGCTGGGTCAGGTTTCAAACGCCGCATTGTGGGTGGCCGGAACGGGCCTGGTGGCCATGACCGCGATCGTCGCCTACCAGGTGTTCATGCGCTTCGTGATCAATTCGTCGCCTGCCTGGACCGAGTCCGGCGCGATCATGATCATGACCTGGTTCATCTTTCTGGGCGCGGCGGTCGGCGTGCGCGAGAACTTCCATATGGGGTTCGACGTGCTGATCTATGTGCTGCCGCCAGGCGCGAAGCCGTGGCTGCGCGCCATCAGCGATATCTGCATCTTCGCCTTTGCCTTCGGCATGGTGTTCTATGGCGGCGAGTTGGCCATACGCTATTGGTCGACGCGTATTCCGGTGCTGGGCCTGCCCACCGCTTTCACTTATTTCCCCATCGTGGTCTCGGGCATCCTGATGTGCCTGTTCTCGCTGGAGCGCCTGCTGCTGCGGGCTGCGGGCGAGCCGATTGACGACATCCCCGTCGATCCCACGATCACCGAGGCCTGA
- a CDS encoding FadR/GntR family transcriptional regulator: MSMPDIGAAPGGRKPKLAELVVQTLRKRIVTGEYDTGSKLPTESQMTKIFGVSRTVVREAIAALAADGIVEARQGAGVFVLARAGMRAIDSGNRISDAINVLEVRMGIEIESAGLAAQRRTNSQDAAIHEAFHEFDRLLERDEPTGRADFNLHHAIAAATSNPFYVEVLEALGTRAIPCDVQAPWPIETVLSREYQRAVQAEHWTIISAISEQDIETARAAMRRHLVRSQELYRQRLRDSGPASDPRK; this comes from the coding sequence ATGAGCATGCCCGACATCGGGGCAGCGCCCGGCGGGCGCAAGCCCAAGCTGGCTGAACTGGTGGTGCAGACGCTGCGCAAGCGCATCGTCACGGGGGAATACGACACCGGCAGCAAGCTGCCCACCGAAAGCCAGATGACCAAGATTTTCGGGGTCAGCCGCACGGTGGTGCGCGAGGCCATTGCGGCGCTGGCGGCCGACGGCATCGTGGAGGCCCGACAGGGCGCGGGCGTCTTCGTGCTGGCGCGGGCCGGCATGCGCGCTATCGATAGCGGCAACCGCATCTCGGACGCGATCAACGTGCTCGAAGTGCGCATGGGCATCGAAATCGAGAGCGCCGGGCTCGCCGCGCAGCGGCGCACCAATTCGCAGGATGCCGCGATCCACGAGGCATTCCACGAATTCGACCGGCTGCTCGAACGGGACGAACCGACCGGCCGGGCCGACTTCAACCTGCATCACGCCATCGCGGCGGCAACCAGCAACCCCTTCTATGTCGAGGTGCTGGAAGCGCTGGGCACCCGCGCCATTCCCTGCGATGTCCAGGCGCCCTGGCCCATCGAAACCGTCCTGTCACGCGAATACCAGCGGGCCGTGCAGGCCGAGCACTGGACGATCATTTCAGCGATCAGCGAGCAGGATATCGAAACGGCGCGGGCCGCGATGCGCCGTCATCTGGTGCGTAGCCAGGAACTTTATCGTCAACGCCTTCGGGACAGCGGGCCGGCTTCGGACCCGCGCAAGTAG